The following coding sequences are from one Saprospiraceae bacterium window:
- a CDS encoding DUF2279 domain-containing protein — protein MVSISKIQAQNSSHFSRFFIPSDSFNKNKTIVASSFAVVAYSAFSSGLYYAWYKNSTLSKLHSFDDRGEWFEMDKCGHVYDGYFQSALCYQGARWCGISENKSIVLGVGTAMLFQSTIELFDGFSDKWGFSWSDMAANCIGAGTFAIQQKLWKKQFVQIKFSTYPVKHPANQIIQERTEKLFGNSLGEKLLKDYNAQTYWLSFNPFTQQNKNYKYWPRYLQLSLGYGVNHLYGGYENKWKDENGTEVILDPLIYPRYRRYFLSLDIDFKKLPVRNPFLKTIFHVINIVKLPFPALEYNRVNGFEFHPLKF, from the coding sequence ATGGTTTCGATTAGTAAAATTCAGGCACAGAATTCAAGTCACTTTTCACGGTTTTTTATTCCTTCTGATTCATTCAACAAAAACAAAACGATAGTGGCAAGTAGTTTTGCCGTAGTGGCATATTCTGCTTTCTCATCAGGTTTGTATTATGCCTGGTATAAGAACAGCACATTGAGCAAACTCCACAGTTTTGATGATCGCGGTGAATGGTTCGAAATGGATAAATGTGGCCATGTTTACGATGGATATTTTCAAAGCGCTCTTTGTTATCAGGGAGCAAGATGGTGTGGTATTTCTGAAAATAAGTCTATTGTATTGGGAGTGGGAACAGCGATGTTGTTTCAATCTACCATTGAGTTGTTTGATGGTTTCAGCGACAAATGGGGCTTTTCATGGTCAGATATGGCAGCCAATTGTATCGGTGCCGGGACTTTTGCAATCCAACAAAAATTATGGAAAAAACAATTTGTGCAAATCAAATTTTCAACTTATCCGGTAAAACATCCTGCCAATCAGATTATTCAGGAAAGGACTGAAAAATTGTTTGGAAATTCATTGGGTGAAAAACTCTTGAAAGATTACAATGCCCAAACTTATTGGCTTAGTTTTAATCCTTTTACTCAGCAAAATAAAAATTATAAGTACTGGCCTCGTTATCTACAGTTGAGCTTGGGATACGGTGTCAATCATCTATACGGTGGATATGAGAATAAATGGAAAGATGAAAATGGAACAGAGGTGATTCTTGACCCACTGATTTATCCTCGTTACAGAAGATATTTTTTATCTTTGGACATTGATTTTAAAAAACTTCCCGTAAGAAATCCTTTCCTCAAAACCATATTTCATGTCATCAACATCGTCAAATTACCATTTCCGGCATTGGAATATAATCGTGTAAATGGTTTTGAATTCCATCCTTTAAAATTTTGA
- a CDS encoding KpsF/GutQ family sugar-phosphate isomerase, with amino-acid sequence MDAQIQRILDSATNCIKIECDTLNGLFSVINEEFAQGVLALHRCKGRIIVTGIGKSAIIAQKIVATLNSTGTLALFMHAADAIHGDLGMVTKADIIICISKSGETPEIKALLPLVKNLGSSLHGIVSNPNSSLAKNADHVYYTPVPREAEPNNLAPTASTTAQLAMGDAIAVSLLALKGFSPENFAHFHPGGSLGKQLYLKVSDIYTKNQKPEVYSHDSLQSVILEMTKKRLGSTAVISQEGELIGMITDGDLRRMLDHDTLHLSVLRAEDIMTKNPKSVEASEMALTAFQILKENAITQLPVIQAKKYMGMIHLHDLIQEGFI; translated from the coding sequence ATTCTGCAACTAACTGTATCAAAATTGAATGTGATACATTAAATGGCTTGTTTTCTGTGATCAATGAAGAATTCGCGCAAGGAGTATTGGCCTTGCATCGTTGTAAGGGAAGAATCATTGTCACAGGAATCGGAAAAAGTGCTATCATCGCCCAGAAAATTGTAGCAACGCTCAACTCAACAGGTACCCTGGCCCTTTTTATGCATGCTGCCGATGCGATACACGGTGATTTGGGAATGGTGACAAAAGCGGATATCATCATTTGCATTTCAAAAAGCGGAGAAACTCCGGAAATCAAAGCTTTGTTGCCTCTGGTAAAAAACCTTGGGAGCAGCCTACATGGAATTGTGAGCAATCCAAACTCAAGTCTCGCTAAGAATGCTGACCATGTATATTATACTCCCGTGCCCAGAGAGGCAGAGCCCAACAATTTGGCACCAACCGCAAGTACTACCGCTCAACTTGCCATGGGTGATGCTATCGCAGTTTCACTATTGGCACTGAAAGGTTTTTCTCCTGAAAATTTTGCTCATTTCCATCCAGGAGGCTCTTTGGGAAAACAACTTTACCTCAAGGTATCTGACATTTATACAAAAAATCAAAAGCCGGAAGTTTATTCACATGACTCATTACAATCCGTGATCCTTGAAATGACAAAAAAACGACTGGGTTCGACAGCAGTGATTTCTCAAGAAGGTGAATTGATTGGAATGATCACAGACGGAGACCTGAGGCGTATGTTGGATCACGACACTCTACATTTGTCTGTTTTGAGAGCAGAAGACATTATGACCAAGAATCCAAAAAGCGTTGAAGCGTCTGAAATGGCTTTGACAGCTTTCCAGATTTTAAAGGAAAATGCAATCACTCAGTTACCTGTAATCCAAGCTAAAAAATACATGGGAATGATTCATCTGCATGATTTGATTCAGGAAGGATTTATTTGA
- a CDS encoding adenosylhomocysteinase has translation MEQTMTHVSYKVKDIKLADWGRKEIELAEAEMPGLMSIREQYGSSKPLQGARIAGCLHMTIQTAVLIETLKELGAEVSWSSCNIFSTQDHAAAAIAASGVPVYAWKGMNNEEFDWCIEQTIYAFKDGKPLNMILDDGGDLTNMVLDRYPELVPGIRGISEETTTGVHRLYERMAKGTLPLPVININDSVTKSKFDNKYGCKESCVDAIRRATDIMMAGKVAVVAGYGDVGKGSAASLRGAGCRVIVTEIDPICALQAAMDGFQVLKMENAIKLANIVVTATGNKDIITGQYFELMKDKTIVCNIGHFDNEIDVAWLNQNHGNTKVEIKPQVDKYTVNGKDIILLAEGRLVNLGCATGHPSFVMSNSFTNQVLAQMELWQNSEKYENKVYMLPKHLDEQVARLHLAKIGVELDVLTDNQSSYIGVEKSGPYKPDYYRY, from the coding sequence ATGGAACAAACAATGACTCATGTCTCCTACAAAGTCAAGGATATCAAACTTGCAGATTGGGGACGTAAAGAAATTGAATTGGCGGAAGCAGAAATGCCCGGCCTAATGAGTATCAGAGAGCAATATGGATCTTCAAAACCCTTACAAGGTGCAAGGATTGCAGGATGTCTGCATATGACTATCCAGACTGCTGTCTTGATAGAAACCTTGAAAGAACTCGGAGCTGAAGTAAGTTGGTCATCATGTAATATCTTTTCAACTCAAGATCATGCAGCTGCCGCAATTGCTGCTTCAGGTGTTCCGGTTTATGCCTGGAAAGGTATGAACAACGAAGAATTTGATTGGTGCATTGAACAGACCATATATGCTTTTAAAGATGGCAAGCCGCTCAACATGATCCTCGATGATGGCGGAGACCTCACCAATATGGTATTGGATCGTTATCCTGAACTGGTACCGGGAATCAGAGGTATCTCAGAAGAAACTACAACGGGTGTGCACAGATTGTACGAAAGAATGGCAAAAGGTACATTGCCACTTCCTGTGATCAACATCAATGACTCTGTCACCAAATCAAAATTCGATAACAAATATGGCTGCAAAGAGTCTTGTGTTGATGCTATAAGAAGAGCTACCGATATAATGATGGCCGGAAAAGTCGCTGTCGTTGCTGGTTATGGTGACGTAGGCAAAGGTTCCGCAGCTTCTCTTAGAGGAGCAGGTTGCCGAGTAATCGTGACAGAAATTGATCCAATATGCGCACTACAAGCAGCAATGGATGGTTTTCAAGTTTTGAAAATGGAAAATGCGATCAAACTCGCAAACATCGTAGTTACCGCAACCGGAAACAAAGACATCATTACTGGTCAATATTTCGAATTGATGAAAGACAAAACCATCGTTTGCAATATAGGTCATTTTGATAATGAAATTGATGTTGCCTGGTTAAATCAAAATCATGGTAATACTAAAGTTGAAATCAAACCACAAGTTGACAAATATACTGTCAACGGAAAAGACATCATCCTTCTTGCGGAAGGACGTCTTGTGAATCTGGGTTGTGCTACGGGTCATCCTTCATTTGTCATGTCTAATTCATTCACGAATCAGGTTCTTGCTCAAATGGAATTATGGCAAAATTCTGAAAAATATGAGAATAAAGTCTACATGCTCCCAAAACATCTTGATGAGCAAGTAGCCAGATTACACCTTGCGAAAATTGGCGTCGAACTAGATGTTTTGACAGACAACCAATCCAGTTATATTGGCGTTGAAAAATCTGGTCCTTACAAACCCGATTATTACAGATATTGA